A region from the Beduinella massiliensis genome encodes:
- a CDS encoding 5'-methylthioadenosine/adenosylhomocysteine nucleosidase: protein MIKLGIIGAMELEIDTLREALSDVRAVRRAAMTFYEGKLRGLPAVVVQCGIGKVNAGLCVQVLCDLFGVTHVINTGVAGSLDAELDIGDLVISTDALYHDVDVTALGYPIGVMPGMGTLSFEADEGMIACARAACLRAAADVRVKTGRVVSGDQFIADKERKAFIAQAFEGLCTEMEGAAIAHAARVNGLPFVVIRAISDKADDSAQMDYPTFERAAAKRSAALVEEMAADMAKA, encoded by the coding sequence ATGATTAAGCTGGGCATCATCGGCGCGATGGAGCTGGAAATCGATACATTGCGGGAGGCGCTTTCGGACGTCCGCGCGGTGCGGCGCGCCGCCATGACGTTTTATGAGGGGAAGCTGCGGGGCCTGCCCGCGGTGGTGGTGCAGTGCGGCATCGGCAAGGTCAACGCGGGGCTGTGCGTGCAGGTTCTCTGCGATCTTTTTGGCGTGACCCACGTGATCAACACGGGCGTGGCCGGTTCGCTCGACGCGGAGCTTGACATCGGCGATCTCGTGATTTCCACCGACGCGCTCTATCACGACGTGGACGTGACGGCGCTGGGGTATCCGATCGGCGTCATGCCCGGGATGGGCACGCTTTCATTCGAGGCGGACGAAGGGATGATCGCCTGCGCGCGGGCGGCCTGCCTGCGCGCGGCGGCGGACGTGCGGGTGAAGACGGGGCGCGTCGTCAGCGGCGACCAGTTCATCGCGGACAAGGAGCGCAAGGCGTTCATTGCGCAGGCGTTTGAGGGCCTGTGCACGGAGATGGAGGGCGCGGCCATCGCGCACGCGGCGAGGGTCAACGGCCTGCCCTTCGTCGTCATCCGCGCGATTTCGGACAAGGCGGACGACAGCGCGCAGATGGATTATCCCACGTTTGAACGCGCGGCGGCCAAGCGGAGCGCCGCCCTGGTCGAGGAAATGGCGGCGGACATGGCAAAGGCCTGA
- a CDS encoding fumarate hydratase, with protein sequence MREIHVQQIEDTLYALCRSACCEIGDDVLALLEDGLRRERSPFGRDILRQLIENDRLACERQMPICQDTGMAVVFLDVGQDVHLTGGDLTEAVNAGVRRAYRDGCFRNSVLTPLERVNTGDNTPAVLHVRILPGEQVHITVAPKGFGSENMSRLGMLTPSQGREGVLDFVVETVRLAGANPCPPVVVGVGIGGTAESCMLLAKRQLTRSVGAPSLDPNLAEMERELLARINRLGIGPQGLGGDVTALAVHVAQTPTHIAGLPVAVNMQCHAARHKEATL encoded by the coding sequence ATGCGAGAAATACACGTTCAGCAAATCGAGGATACCCTGTACGCCCTGTGCCGCAGCGCCTGCTGCGAAATCGGAGACGACGTACTCGCCCTGCTAGAGGATGGGCTGCGCCGCGAGCGCTCGCCTTTTGGGCGGGACATCCTGCGCCAGCTCATCGAAAACGACCGTCTGGCCTGCGAAAGGCAGATGCCCATCTGTCAGGACACGGGCATGGCCGTCGTCTTTCTGGACGTCGGTCAGGACGTGCACCTGACCGGCGGCGACCTGACGGAGGCGGTGAACGCGGGCGTTCGGCGCGCCTACCGGGACGGCTGCTTTCGCAATTCCGTGCTGACCCCGCTCGAGCGCGTGAACACCGGCGACAACACGCCCGCCGTGCTGCACGTGCGCATTCTCCCGGGGGAACAGGTGCACATCACCGTCGCGCCCAAGGGATTCGGCAGCGAAAACATGAGCCGTCTGGGCATGCTGACCCCCTCGCAGGGACGGGAAGGCGTCCTGGACTTCGTCGTGGAGACGGTGCGCCTCGCGGGCGCGAACCCCTGTCCGCCGGTGGTGGTGGGCGTGGGCATCGGCGGCACGGCGGAAAGCTGCATGCTGCTGGCGAAGCGCCAGCTCACGCGAAGTGTCGGCGCGCCGAGCCTAGATCCGAACCTCGCGGAAATGGAGCGGGAGCTGCTCGCGCGCATCAACCGGCTGGGCATCGGTCCGCAGGGGCTGGGCGGCGACGTGACGGCGCTGGCCGTGCACGTCGCCCAGACGCCCACGCACATCGCGGGGCTGCCGGTCGCGGTCAACATGCAATGCCACGCGGCGCGTCACAAGGAAGCTACGCTTTAA
- a CDS encoding alpha/beta fold hydrolase yields MVQKTEWALSSTDGVSTLHAITWRPEGPVRAILLIAHGMVEYIDRYDDFARYLCMRGFLVSGHDHLGHGKSVASEADLGYFADKNGFNCLIEDVHRHRERVASEHPGVPVFVLGHSMGSFVIRNYIQRHAEGLSGAVVMGTGNQPRIAALAGRAVSGFLMKTKGPRYRSPFVDSLALGGLNKPFKPARTKNDFISSDPQVVDRYCADPLCSFTFTVSAYHDMFGGMLNLSDRSRLAGMPRTLPVLLASGGQDPLGDMGKGIEKLCGAYRELGMQDVTLRLYPGDRHEILNERDRETVYADVAAWLESKLVPQASIS; encoded by the coding sequence ATGGTACAAAAGACCGAATGGGCGCTGTCCTCCACGGATGGCGTCAGCACCCTGCACGCCATCACCTGGCGTCCGGAAGGCCCCGTCCGCGCCATCCTCCTGATCGCGCACGGCATGGTCGAATACATCGACCGCTACGACGATTTCGCCCGTTATCTCTGCATGAGGGGCTTTCTCGTCAGCGGCCACGACCACCTCGGCCATGGCAAGAGCGTCGCCAGCGAGGCGGATCTCGGCTATTTCGCGGACAAAAACGGCTTTAACTGCCTGATCGAGGACGTGCACCGCCATCGCGAGCGCGTCGCGTCAGAACATCCGGGCGTGCCCGTCTTCGTGCTGGGGCACTCCATGGGCTCGTTCGTGATCCGCAACTACATCCAACGCCACGCGGAGGGATTGAGCGGCGCCGTCGTAATGGGGACGGGCAACCAGCCGCGCATTGCCGCGCTCGCGGGGCGCGCCGTCTCCGGCTTCCTGATGAAGACGAAGGGGCCGCGCTACCGCAGCCCCTTCGTAGACAGCCTGGCCCTCGGCGGCCTCAACAAGCCCTTTAAGCCCGCGCGCACCAAGAACGACTTCATCAGCAGCGACCCGCAGGTGGTGGACCGCTACTGCGCGGATCCCCTCTGCTCCTTCACGTTCACCGTCAGCGCCTACCACGACATGTTCGGCGGCATGCTGAACCTCAGCGACCGGAGCCGCCTGGCGGGCATGCCTCGCACGCTGCCTGTGCTGCTCGCCTCCGGCGGACAGGATCCTTTGGGCGACATGGGCAAGGGCATCGAAAAGCTCTGCGGCGCCTACAGGGAGCTGGGCATGCAGGACGTGACGCTGCGCCTGTACCCCGGAGACCGCCACGAAATCCTCAACGAGCGCGACCGCGAAACTGTGTATGCGGACGTGGCCGCCTGGCTCGAAAGCAAGCTCGTCCCCCAGGCGTCCATTTCATGA
- a CDS encoding AI-2E family transporter yields the protein MELNSKNIKKILLLSSFAIVLFWGVQNLPAVVRAGQYLMNLASPFLIGLAVAFVLSVPIELIERFLKRVRIKGRPLVRPGARWVRPVSLIASIALIVALIVFVLLMVIPQLINAVGLLADSIMTYLPKTQEWFEQLNVYLAGYPEYQEIVNSVLPSWNNIVNTLVAWLKGIAGVALSSSVGAATTIFNGVFSAFLTAVFAIYVSVQKEKLGRQCKQMLYAFLPERRVDQIISVASLTHDTFFSFVTVQCTEATILGGLCFVGMTIFRFPYALPISVMLWITALIPIFGALLSTVVGAFLILVVNPMQAVWFVLFILVLQQIEGNLIYPRVVSASAVGLPAIWVLLAVTLGGSLMGILGMLIAVPTTSVIYTLVQRAMRARLREKRIDPVKLKCPRADAK from the coding sequence TTGGAGCTGAACTCAAAGAACATCAAAAAGATCCTGTTGCTCTCGTCGTTTGCGATCGTGCTGTTCTGGGGCGTGCAGAATCTGCCCGCCGTCGTGCGCGCGGGGCAGTACCTGATGAACCTGGCCTCGCCCTTCCTGATCGGGCTTGCGGTCGCGTTCGTCCTCAGCGTGCCCATCGAGCTGATCGAGCGCTTTTTAAAGCGCGTTCGCATCAAGGGGCGGCCGCTGGTGAGGCCCGGCGCGCGCTGGGTGCGCCCCGTGAGCCTGATCGCTTCCATCGCCCTGATCGTGGCCCTGATCGTCTTCGTGCTGCTGATGGTCATTCCGCAGCTCATCAACGCGGTGGGCCTGCTCGCGGACAGCATCATGACCTACCTGCCCAAGACGCAGGAATGGTTTGAACAGCTGAACGTCTACCTCGCGGGCTACCCGGAGTACCAGGAGATCGTAAACAGCGTGCTTCCCAGCTGGAACAACATCGTCAACACGCTCGTCGCCTGGCTGAAGGGCATCGCGGGGGTGGCGCTTTCCTCGTCGGTGGGCGCGGCGACGACGATTTTCAACGGCGTGTTCAGCGCGTTCCTCACGGCGGTGTTCGCGATTTACGTCTCGGTGCAGAAGGAAAAGCTCGGCCGCCAGTGCAAGCAGATGCTCTACGCCTTTTTGCCGGAGCGCCGCGTGGATCAGATCATCTCCGTGGCCTCGCTCACGCACGACACGTTCTTCAGCTTCGTCACCGTGCAGTGCACGGAAGCGACCATTCTGGGCGGCCTGTGCTTCGTCGGCATGACGATCTTCCGCTTCCCATACGCGCTGCCGATTTCGGTCATGCTGTGGATTACCGCGCTGATTCCGATCTTCGGCGCGCTGCTGTCCACGGTCGTGGGCGCGTTCCTGATCCTGGTGGTCAACCCCATGCAGGCGGTCTGGTTCGTGCTCTTTATCCTCGTGCTCCAGCAGATCGAGGGCAACCTGATTTATCCGCGCGTGGTTTCGGCCTCGGCGGTCGGCCTGCCCGCGATCTGGGTGCTGCTCGCCGTGACGCTCGGCGGCAGCCTGATGGGCATTCTGGGCATGCTGATCGCGGTGCCCACGACCTCCGTCATTTACACGCTGGTGCAGCGCGCAATGCGCGCGCGCCTGCGCGAGAAGCGAATCGACCCTGTAAAATTGAAGTGTCCGCGTGCGGACGCGAAGTGA
- a CDS encoding undecaprenyldiphospho-muramoylpentapeptide beta-N-acetylglucosaminyltransferase: MKRIVLTGGGTAGHVTPNLALIPFLQKDGWDVHYIGTKEGIERSLVEPLAGVTYHAVKSGKLRRYFDVKNLTDPFRVVAGAFQAQSLLGRLRPNIVFAKGGFVSVPVVYGAALHRIPVLIHESDITPGLANKLSAPFASAVLTTFPEAAKAMGEKGVCTGTPLRRQLFEGRRERGLSLCGFSASRPVLMMVGGSLGAQSVNKVLREALPKLLAHYQVLHVCGKGNLAPELEGRAGYRQFEYLQGELPDAFACADMVLSRAGSNSLSEILALGKPALLVPYPATASRGDQILNAHSLAARGLAHVIAQEDLNAESLVRELSALWADRAALTKAMRALPDADGTAQVLAQIERFARPSTEG; the protein is encoded by the coding sequence TTGAAACGCATCGTGCTTACCGGCGGCGGCACGGCCGGTCACGTGACGCCCAACCTCGCGCTCATCCCCTTCCTGCAAAAGGACGGATGGGATGTTCACTACATCGGCACAAAGGAAGGCATCGAGCGCTCGCTCGTAGAACCCCTTGCGGGCGTTACCTATCACGCGGTAAAGAGCGGCAAACTGCGCCGCTACTTCGACGTGAAAAACCTCACCGATCCGTTCCGCGTCGTCGCCGGTGCTTTTCAGGCCCAGAGCCTCCTGGGCAGGCTGCGCCCGAACATCGTGTTCGCCAAAGGCGGTTTCGTGAGCGTGCCCGTCGTCTACGGTGCGGCGCTGCACCGCATCCCCGTGCTCATCCACGAGAGCGACATCACGCCCGGGCTTGCCAACAAGCTCTCCGCGCCGTTTGCCAGCGCGGTGCTCACCACCTTTCCGGAAGCGGCAAAGGCCATGGGCGAAAAGGGCGTCTGCACCGGCACGCCGCTGCGCCGCCAGCTCTTCGAGGGCAGACGCGAACGCGGGCTCTCGCTGTGCGGCTTCAGCGCCTCCCGCCCCGTGCTGATGATGGTCGGCGGCAGCCTGGGCGCGCAGAGCGTCAACAAGGTGCTCCGCGAGGCCCTTCCAAAGCTGCTTGCGCATTATCAGGTGCTGCACGTATGCGGCAAGGGCAATCTCGCCCCGGAGCTCGAGGGCAGGGCGGGCTACCGCCAGTTTGAATACCTGCAAGGCGAGCTGCCCGACGCGTTTGCCTGCGCGGACATGGTGCTCTCGCGCGCCGGTTCCAACTCGCTTTCGGAGATTCTCGCGCTGGGCAAGCCCGCGCTGCTCGTCCCCTATCCGGCCACCGCCAGCCGCGGCGACCAGATTCTCAACGCCCATTCCCTCGCGGCGCGCGGTCTGGCACACGTCATCGCGCAGGAAGATCTGAACGCCGAAAGCCTCGTGCGCGAGCTCTCCGCGCTGTGGGCGGATCGCGCCGCGCTCACGAAAGCGATGCGCGCGCTGCCCGACGCCGACGGTACGGCGCAGGTGCTTGCCCAAATCGAACGCTTCGCACGCCCCTCCACGGAGGGCTGA
- a CDS encoding Fe-S-containing hydro-lyase yields MPISITAPFDRKALKALRAGDSVLLSGTILTGRDAAHKRLIALLDEGKPLPVDLADQAIYYAGPCPPKPGDVIGSCGPTTSGRMDAYAPRLLDLGLAAMIGKGFRRPQVVEAIKRNGAVYFAATGGAGALIAQCVKEARVLAFEDLGTEAVRALSVENLPLIVAIDSEGTDLYQAGPAKYAAP; encoded by the coding sequence ATGCCCATTTCCATCACCGCGCCTTTCGACCGGAAGGCCCTGAAAGCCCTGCGGGCGGGCGACAGCGTGCTGCTTTCGGGGACGATCCTTACCGGACGCGACGCCGCGCACAAGCGCCTCATCGCCCTTTTGGACGAGGGAAAGCCCCTGCCCGTCGATCTGGCGGATCAAGCGATCTACTATGCGGGCCCCTGCCCGCCCAAGCCCGGCGACGTCATCGGTTCGTGCGGGCCCACCACAAGCGGGCGCATGGACGCCTACGCCCCCCGCCTGCTCGACCTGGGGCTGGCGGCGATGATCGGTAAGGGCTTTCGCAGGCCCCAGGTCGTGGAAGCCATCAAACGAAACGGAGCGGTGTACTTCGCCGCGACGGGCGGGGCGGGCGCGCTCATCGCGCAGTGCGTAAAGGAAGCGCGCGTGCTCGCCTTTGAGGATCTGGGCACGGAGGCCGTCCGCGCGCTCAGCGTTGAAAACCTGCCGCTCATCGTCGCCATCGACAGCGAAGGAACCGATCTGTATCAGGCGGGCCCCGCCAAATACGCCGCGCCGTAA
- a CDS encoding monovalent cation/H+ antiporter complex subunit F translates to MESCYQILYNAAFVVLGILLFLCLIRSIRGPRIADRIVAVNMICTIVTIIICVLALAMGEGYLVDVALIYTMLGFLAVVLLTKVYMGVYLEKKQKEAKEAKGDA, encoded by the coding sequence ATGGAAAGCTGTTATCAGATTCTGTATAACGCCGCCTTCGTGGTGCTGGGCATCCTGCTGTTCCTGTGCCTGATCCGGTCCATACGCGGGCCGCGCATCGCGGACCGCATCGTCGCGGTCAACATGATCTGCACCATCGTCACGATCATCATCTGCGTGCTGGCCCTGGCGATGGGCGAGGGATATCTGGTGGACGTCGCGCTGATTTACACGATGCTGGGCTTCCTGGCCGTCGTGCTGCTCACCAAGGTCTACATGGGCGTCTACCTCGAAAAGAAGCAGAAAGAGGCAAAGGAGGCGAAGGGCGATGCTTGA
- a CDS encoding patatin-like phospholipase family protein — MKTGLVLEGGGMRGVYTSGVLDAMMDAGLRVDYVVGVSAGANNGVSFVSGQRGRSVRINLNYIDDKRYLSFQNFIRERSLFGMKFLFEEIANRLDPFDYEAFLRSPTEFVAGVTDVKTGRPAYFNKSYINHDSTVLRASSSIPMFSPVVHYLGGAYLDGGTTDPIPFEKALADGCERVVVVLTRDRGYEKKPEPMRAAYQKLLRSMPEMIGALDRRSEVYNGQRARLFELERAGTALVVAPGQPLAIDRFEKDKGKLRAAYEEGMVDARLLMQQKLDVLRAWGMLS; from the coding sequence ATGAAGACGGGGCTTGTGCTCGAAGGCGGCGGCATGCGTGGCGTGTACACCAGCGGCGTGCTCGACGCGATGATGGACGCGGGCCTGCGCGTGGATTACGTCGTCGGCGTTTCAGCGGGGGCGAACAACGGGGTGTCGTTCGTATCCGGGCAGCGCGGGCGTTCGGTCCGTATCAACCTGAATTACATCGACGACAAGCGCTACCTGAGCTTTCAGAATTTTATCCGGGAACGCTCGCTTTTCGGCATGAAGTTTCTGTTCGAGGAAATCGCCAATAGGCTGGATCCGTTCGATTACGAGGCGTTCCTGCGCTCGCCCACGGAGTTTGTCGCGGGCGTCACGGACGTGAAGACCGGGCGCCCCGCCTATTTCAACAAGTCGTACATCAACCACGATTCCACGGTGCTCCGCGCGTCGTCTTCCATCCCCATGTTCTCGCCCGTGGTGCATTATCTCGGCGGTGCGTATCTGGACGGGGGCACGACCGACCCGATTCCCTTTGAAAAGGCGCTCGCGGATGGGTGTGAGCGGGTCGTCGTGGTGCTCACGCGCGACCGAGGCTACGAAAAGAAGCCCGAGCCCATGCGCGCGGCGTATCAGAAGCTGCTGCGCTCCATGCCGGAGATGATCGGCGCGCTCGACCGGCGCAGCGAGGTCTACAACGGCCAGCGGGCGCGGCTGTTCGAGCTGGAGAGGGCGGGCACGGCACTGGTCGTGGCGCCGGGGCAGCCGCTGGCCATCGACCGGTTTGAAAAGGACAAGGGAAAGCTGCGGGCCGCCTACGAGGAAGGCATGGTGGACGCAAGGCTGCTGATGCAGCAAAAGCTGGACGTGCTCAGGGCGTGGGGGATGCTGTCATGA
- a CDS encoding hydrogenase subunit MbhD domain-containing protein, whose protein sequence is MEFLNILLLVFIIVCAVSVSLTKNLLTSLIIFMSQSLAMSIIWILLQSPDLAITEAAVGAGVTSLLMFVTLKKIHAIDTEKEAEGGEHRGEAEK, encoded by the coding sequence ATGGAATTTCTAAACATCCTTCTTCTCGTGTTCATCATCGTGTGCGCCGTTTCGGTGAGCCTGACGAAGAACCTGCTCACCTCGCTTATCATCTTCATGTCACAGAGCCTGGCGATGTCCATCATCTGGATCCTGCTGCAATCCCCGGACCTGGCCATCACCGAGGCGGCGGTCGGCGCGGGCGTCACCAGCCTGCTGATGTTCGTCACGCTCAAGAAAATTCACGCCATCGACACCGAAAAGGAAGCGGAAGGGGGCGAGCATCGTGGCGAAGCTGAGAAATGA
- a CDS encoding Na+/H+ antiporter subunit E: MFVVFFMMWVIFNGQWTTEIALLGLFLCAALYLFTWKFMGYGPRQEWRALRRMPRVLSYAWTLLVEIFKANIHVMHFILTPKYEVEPELVGFRTKLQSDTSRAALADSITLTPGTITVQVEGDRFLVHCLDKSLGEGLEDSDFERRLLELEGKR; encoded by the coding sequence ATGTTCGTTGTGTTCTTTATGATGTGGGTGATCTTCAACGGACAGTGGACCACCGAAATTGCCCTTCTGGGGCTTTTTCTTTGCGCCGCGCTGTACCTGTTCACGTGGAAGTTCATGGGCTACGGCCCCCGGCAGGAGTGGCGCGCGCTGAGGCGCATGCCGCGTGTGCTTTCCTACGCGTGGACGCTTCTCGTTGAGATTTTCAAGGCGAACATCCACGTCATGCACTTCATCCTCACCCCCAAGTACGAGGTGGAGCCGGAGCTCGTGGGCTTCAGGACGAAGCTTCAGTCCGACACCTCGCGCGCGGCTCTGGCGGATTCCATCACCCTGACCCCGGGCACGATCACCGTGCAGGTCGAAGGGGACAGGTTCCTCGTGCACTGCCTGGACAAGTCGCTGGGAGAAGGGCTTGAAGACTCGGACTTCGAGCGCCGCCTGCTTGAATTGGAGGGGAAGCGCTGA
- the mbhE gene encoding hydrogen gas-evolving membrane-bound hydrogenase subunit E, with translation MAKLRNDYENTPFARFMRWVRRGGSRLESEMEQDLTEAAPDNSLLSSESIAEMENAYDARQDAAREKERAMLEQMHGWTRTRGRKLVNTLYALLSVVICLSIIYVLLGTVADLPHFGDEHNPINNEVSGRYIERGIQETGAVNIVTGMILDYRAFDTLGESHVLFIAACSVLILLRVTQEKKRDGSMSQEKQDAEIDDRVYEPKNDIILQKAATILVPLILLFGIYIILNGHLSPGGGFSGGAVMGAGLILYLNAFGFEKTERFFTFKTFKTVSFCALAFYALAKSYSFFTGANHLESGIPLGTPGAILSSGLILPLNIAVGMVVCCTMYAFYTLFRKGDM, from the coding sequence GTGGCGAAGCTGAGAAATGATTACGAAAACACGCCGTTCGCCCGCTTCATGCGCTGGGTTCGCCGGGGCGGTTCGCGCCTTGAAAGCGAAATGGAGCAGGATCTGACCGAGGCCGCGCCGGACAACTCGCTGCTCTCCAGCGAATCCATCGCCGAGATGGAAAACGCCTACGACGCGCGCCAGGACGCCGCGCGTGAAAAGGAACGGGCGATGCTGGAGCAGATGCACGGCTGGACCCGCACGCGGGGCCGCAAGCTGGTGAACACGCTGTACGCGCTGCTCTCCGTCGTCATCTGCCTTTCCATCATCTACGTGCTGCTGGGCACGGTCGCCGACCTGCCGCACTTCGGCGACGAGCACAACCCCATCAACAATGAAGTTTCCGGGCGCTACATCGAGCGCGGCATTCAGGAAACGGGCGCCGTCAACATCGTGACGGGCATGATCCTCGACTACCGCGCCTTCGATACCCTGGGCGAGAGCCACGTGCTCTTCATCGCCGCCTGCAGCGTGCTGATCCTTCTGCGCGTGACGCAGGAAAAGAAGCGCGACGGCAGCATGTCGCAGGAAAAGCAGGACGCCGAAATCGACGACCGCGTCTACGAGCCCAAGAACGACATCATCCTGCAAAAGGCAGCGACGATCCTCGTGCCTCTGATCCTGCTCTTCGGCATTTACATCATCTTAAACGGCCATTTGTCGCCGGGCGGCGGCTTCTCCGGCGGCGCCGTCATGGGCGCCGGCCTGATCCTGTACCTGAATGCATTTGGATTTGAGAAGACGGAGCGCTTCTTCACGTTCAAAACCTTTAAGACCGTCTCTTTCTGCGCGCTGGCATTCTACGCGCTGGCCAAGAGCTACTCCTTCTTCACCGGCGCCAATCACCTTGAAAGCGGCATCCCGCTGGGCACGCCCGGCGCCATCCTCTCCTCCGGCCTGATTCTGCCTCTGAACATCGCGGTGGGCATGGTCGTATGCTGCACCATGTATGCGTTCTACACGCTCTTCCGGAAGGGGGATATGTGA
- a CDS encoding ribose-phosphate diphosphokinase, translating to MTESLRDVATERFPTRPIAPLGIIAMRGTEEMGAVVNDYLMRWQQADDESELLHSFPGYENSGFLIEANCPRFGTGEGKGMLKSSVRGYDLYILMDMGAYNCTYKMYGREVPMTPDEHFADLKRIIAAAGGKAKRINVIMPMLYEGRQHRRSSRESMDCALMLQELTHMGVENIITFDAHDPRVQNAIPLSGFESVMPTYQMLKALLRSEKDLQLDKDHMIVISPDEGAIQRNIYYSSALGLNLGMFYKRRDYTRVVDGRNPIIAHEYLGESVEGKDVFVADDIISSGESILDLAHELKARRARRIYAAGTFALFTNGIDAFNRAYEEGIITKIMATNLTYRTPELLKAPWFVEADMSKYIAYIIATLNHDRTLSGLLNPWNRIKALLERYHNEQAQNGLRLV from the coding sequence ATGACAGAATCGCTTCGCGATGTCGCTACCGAGAGATTTCCCACCCGCCCGATCGCGCCGCTCGGCATCATCGCCATGCGCGGCACAGAAGAGATGGGCGCCGTCGTGAACGACTACCTGATGCGTTGGCAGCAGGCCGACGACGAGAGCGAACTGCTTCACAGCTTCCCCGGATACGAAAACAGCGGATTCTTAATCGAGGCGAACTGCCCGCGCTTTGGCACCGGCGAGGGCAAGGGCATGCTCAAGAGCAGCGTGCGCGGCTATGACCTGTACATCCTGATGGACATGGGCGCCTACAACTGCACCTACAAGATGTACGGGCGCGAAGTGCCGATGACGCCCGACGAGCACTTTGCCGACCTCAAGCGCATCATCGCGGCGGCGGGCGGCAAGGCCAAGCGCATCAACGTCATCATGCCCATGCTGTACGAAGGACGCCAGCACCGGCGCTCCTCGCGCGAGTCGATGGACTGCGCGCTGATGCTGCAGGAGCTGACGCACATGGGCGTGGAAAACATCATCACCTTTGACGCGCACGATCCCCGCGTGCAAAACGCGATTCCGCTCTCCGGCTTTGAGAGCGTGATGCCCACCTACCAGATGCTCAAGGCGCTGCTGCGCAGCGAAAAGGACCTGCAGCTGGACAAGGATCACATGATCGTCATCTCCCCGGACGAGGGCGCGATCCAGCGAAACATTTACTATTCCTCCGCGCTGGGGCTGAACCTGGGCATGTTCTACAAGCGGCGCGACTATACGCGCGTGGTGGACGGGCGCAACCCGATCATCGCGCACGAGTACCTGGGCGAGTCGGTCGAGGGCAAGGACGTCTTCGTGGCCGACGACATCATCTCCAGCGGCGAGTCGATCCTCGACCTCGCGCACGAGCTCAAAGCCCGCAGGGCAAGGCGCATTTACGCCGCGGGCACCTTTGCGCTGTTCACCAACGGCATCGACGCGTTCAACCGTGCCTATGAAGAGGGAATCATCACCAAGATCATGGCGACGAACCTGACCTACCGCACGCCGGAGCTGCTGAAGGCGCCCTGGTTCGTGGAGGCGGACATGTCCAAGTACATCGCCTACATCATCGCGACCCTCAACCACGACCGCACGCTTTCCGGTCTGCTCAACCCCTGGAACCGCATCAAGGCACTGCTGGAGCGCTACCACAATGAGCAGGCGCAAAACGGCCTGCGTCTGGTTTAA
- a CDS encoding monovalent cation/H(+) antiporter subunit G yields MLEVLRFSVSAALMTCGLLVLCVGVFGVFRFQYVLNRMHAAAMNDTMGILFVLLSLIVAEGATFTSLKLVLVILMLWITSPVSSHLVCRLEVTTNEKLEKEMEVHR; encoded by the coding sequence ATGCTTGAGGTGCTGCGCTTTTCCGTTTCCGCCGCCCTGATGACCTGCGGGCTGCTGGTGCTGTGCGTGGGCGTCTTCGGCGTGTTCCGCTTTCAATACGTGCTCAACCGCATGCACGCCGCCGCCATGAACGACACGATGGGCATTCTCTTCGTGCTGCTCTCCCTCATCGTGGCCGAGGGCGCGACCTTCACGTCGCTCAAGCTCGTGCTCGTCATCCTGATGCTGTGGATCACGAGCCCCGTGTCCAGCCACCTGGTCTGCCGCCTGGAGGTCACCACCAACGAAAAGCTCGAAAAGGAAATGGAGGTGCACAGGTAA